The proteins below come from a single Juglans regia cultivar Chandler chromosome 12, Walnut 2.0, whole genome shotgun sequence genomic window:
- the LOC108981952 gene encoding UPF0481 protein At3g47200-like, which yields MAGQSASFENNQEHGAKKLSKEIAGMIKNLETLPASTSKHCCIYKVSDHIRKSNEEAYTPQVISIGPFHRNNPKLQTMKRFKLNYLKSFKERAEIELEDIVSTIKGAEESVWESYSETISLDSDDFVKMILLDASFIIEYFWKNKTLNWTDSDQEILEPCLCNRMQMDFILLENQLPFFITEKIYDIAFPSRSKNNPFIGLTFRQFEYYNVQISQYSPSTKILHFTDLVRNFCMPPSERRPKGESQKMKEMYSATQLDEVGLKFKMSKPSSNLSPLELKYVEGVLEVPRFQLDDTTEIYARNLIALEKYHYPYKDEAYITDYYTMLSFLIKTDKDLDVLVREQIIDNWLDGVVATSMINKLSGETRFYIKINSHYHTMAEELNKFYISPWNLIPSLKRALFRTNLAGTITISSAVGLILTGVESACSVLSLKYF from the coding sequence ATGGCAGGACAATCAGCAAGTTTTGAAAACAATCAGGAACATGGGGCTAAAAAGCTGTCCAAAGAAATCGCAGGTATGATAAAAAACTTAGAGACACTCCCAGCATCAACATCTAAACATTGTTGTATCTACAAGGTTTCAGATCACATTCGCAAATCGAACGAAGAAGCTTATACTCCTCAGGTAATATCAATTGGGCCTTTCCATCGTAATAATCCAAAATTGCAAACCATGAAAAggtttaaattgaattatctaaaGAGTTTCAAGGAAAGAGCTGAAATAGAGTTGGAAGATATAGTAAGCACTATAAAAGGTGCGGAAGAAAGTGTTTGGGAAAGTTATTCGGAGACTATATCACTTGACAGTGatgattttgtgaaaatgatCCTGCTTGATGCCAGCTTCATTATCGAGTATTTCTGGAAAAACAAGACGCTAAACTGGACCGACAGTGACCAAGAAATATTAGAGCCGTGTTTGTGCAATAGGATGCAGATGGACTTCATATTACTTGAAAATCAGCTTCCTTTCTTTATTACTGAGAAAATATATGACATTGCATTTCCATCTCGCTCAAAAAACAACCCCTTCATTGGGCTTACCTTTCGCCAGTTCGAATATTACAACGTTCAAATTTCCCAATATTCTCCGTCAACAAAAATATTGCACTTCACTGACTTGGTTAGAAACTTTTGCATGCCTCCTAGCGAAAGGCGACCGAAAGGAGAGTCTCAAAAGATGAAGGAAATGTACAGTGCAACCCAGCTGGATGAGGTAGGATTGAAGTTTAAGATGAGCAAACCAAGCTCTAATCTCTCACCTCTTGAACTAAAATATGTGGAGGGAGTGCTGGAAGTCCCACGCTTTCAGTTAGACGATACCACGGAGATTTATGCTCGAAACCTCATTGCCTTGGAGAAATATCACTATCCTTATAAAGATGAGGCATATATTACTGATTACTATACCATGTTAAGTTTCCTTATCAAAACAGACAAAGATTTGGATGTACTTGTACGAGAGCAGATCATCGATAATTGGCTGGATGGCGTCGTGGCAACTTCAATGATCAACAAGCTGTCCGGCGAAACACGTTTctatatcaaaataaactctCATTATCACACGATGGCTGAAGAGTTGAACAAATTCTATATTAGTCCCTGGAATCTCATCCCTAGCTTGAAACGTGCTTTATTTCGCACGAATTTGGCCGGTACTATTACCATATCTAGTGCTGTTGGGTTAATCCTCACAGGGGTTGAATCTGCATGCTCTGTTCTATCGCTTAAgtacttttaa